The sequence TCTGAGGAATTGCTAAACCATCCCTTTGTTTCTGAGAATTCAATGAGGATGCATACAAGAAAGGAACATATATGCTCACCAGCAAGTATCTTGGACATTGGAAATTATGATTCAGATGATTCGGATGTTTCGGAGAGTTCTAATTTAGATGAGTTTCCCagcaaaaacccattttcaagGTGTTGTAGTGAAATAAACGAAACAACAAGAGGAGAGCAGGCAGAGAGTGACTTGGCTTCATCAGAGATTTGGGTTACTGTCAGGTCTGGTGGAAGCTTGTAAAATAGATGCCACATTTGGATTAAATGTAGATTTAGAGACAGTGCAAATGTAGacagaaaattttgaatgtaCATAAGagagatatatttaaatttacaGCTTACTAGTAGAAAGAGAGAGGTTGTcaattttgtgtgttttctgctttcttatttttcttttctttggagAACCTTGTTTTCTAAgcaaatatttaagttttaaccaACTTCCATGAAAATAAGGCTCGGACTTCATGCACTGTGCAAGTAACTACATTGGTTTAGATGATTTAGATACTGTAATTAAGAGTTTTGTCATCTACTTCATGGCCTTTCTAATCTTTTTaactcaccatttttttttttttttgtagaaattCATTTCGTTCTCCAACCTCATACTTTCTTTTAGAATGCGAATCATGATTTCAGGTGACTCAGTAATTTAATAGCAACAGAGCTTATTTCAATATGCATTAAGAGCAGTATGGGACATTTTCATAAATTATTGGTTAGAATATGGAAAATAAACTTTGGCTAGCAATTAGTTAAGAGGAGGTAAGTGTAGGTAATTACCAAAATTTGAGGGAGAAACTAGAGAGTTTTAGAACTGAAAGGATCAAAATGTTGGGTTGCACTAATCTcaattaagtttttaattttctctttagtttttttggatagaaatcatGATCTAAATTTATAGTAGCTgcatagtgatttttttttttcttttgctaatttattttattgcaccAAGGTCTAGAGTCAAGAAACCTGTGGTACGTGTGTAAGGTTTCAAGCATTAAAGCCCAGTGACATCTGCCATAAAAAGTAGTTGATAGGGACCAAACGCTTAATCATATTAGGCCATTACTTCTCTAGTATATGCACTAGATGTGGGAATGCAACCAAGATAGAATTCAGTCGAGCGAGAGAGAGAATTGGATCTCACAAATAAACAACCAAAGCTTATGCATTCACCATTACCCTGACACCCTAaccccaaaagaaagaaaaccaagCCACTCCACAATTCTTTGATTCGCAGAATAAGAAATAATGCCTTCATAACTCATAAACTAGAATTACATACACCATTTTTCCAAGGATCCATATGAAAgttatttaacatacaaaaaccACTGAAATCAGTCAAGATATACTTTTACATCAATCCCATTATCAATAAGGGATTGAACCACCGCTCTAATCTTCCCTTCAAACTTGTCCCTATCCCTCGGAGTATAGGAAGCAGTGTAGACATCAGCCTCTCTTGCCCTGTCAGCTAATATCCGACCAATGGCCAAGCATGCAGGTATATCTGATCGGGACTTGAGTGCAGCTTTAATGTCCTTAGAGTTGGTACCGGCAACTGCAACCTGCTTGCTTGTCACCCTGTGGGTAAGTGAGGCTGACACAAAGCGTTTTGAGATGAACACATCAAGTGTAAATGGCTCCATGT is a genomic window of Quercus lobata isolate SW786 chromosome 2, ValleyOak3.0 Primary Assembly, whole genome shotgun sequence containing:
- the LOC115964761 gene encoding uncharacterized protein LOC115964761, giving the protein MLKHVLGKVCNRGVDAYGGDKFRPYLYVLTSDVHIGQVHCAPRSFFGVEDFLDDDNSRPYTYQKEKKSKNPNKHVSFKQRTVAYMEPFTLDVFISKRFVSASLTHRVTSKQVAVAGTNSKDIKAALKSRSDIPACLAIGRILADRAREADVYTASYTPRDRDKFEGKIRAVVQSLIDNGIDVKVYLD